From the Methanoculleus caldifontis genome, the window CCGATCGGGGTTCCGTTCTTCTCGAGGGCTCTGGCTATCTTCGTGAGGTTCTCGGGCTTCACATGGGGGATCTCCACCGCCTGGCGCATGGTGAGGTGGAGGGAGCCGTCTCCGTACTTCTCGCTGATCTTTGCAAGGTGTTTGATCTGATCTGCGGAGAGGACTCCTGCCGGAACTCGCAGCCGCACCGTCGCGTAGTCCGCGTTCCGCTCGGTGATGATCCCTCCCCGGGAATGGAGGGTATGATCGTGCATCATTCTACAGTAGTAGCAGCAACCGGGATAAAAAAGGTAGTTACAGGAGTGCAAGGAGGAGAATGACGCCGGCTCTGACGATCTCGTTTGAGGCGCCGACGACGTCGCCGTTCACCCCGCCAAAGAGGCGCCGGGAGAGAAAGAGCATCAGTGCGACGATGGCGGCCGTGACCGCGAGGGCGAGCGCGACACCTGCCGGGGGTACCGGCAGCAGGAAGAGGGGGAGCGTGAGCAGCGTTGCCGGGACGAGAAACCACGGCCGTGCAAACTGGTGGAGGTAGGAGTGGATCCCTTCGCGGAACGGTGCGCCGAGCGTCGTGAGATAGGACATCGCGGTCTTTGCGCAGACCTCGGCGATGAGGATGGCTGCCGGGAGGTACGCGACGGTCTGGAGGCCTGAGAACGCGATGAGCGTGACGATGATCCCTGCCGCGACGGCGCCGGCCCCGGTGGTCCGGTCGGTCATGGCGGCGATCCTCTTCTCCCGGCTCCCGTGGGCCATGAGCCCGTCGCCGAAGTCCAGCAGCCCGTCGAAGTGGTTGCACCCGGAGAGGACGAGCGCCGTGGCGAGGGCGACGGCCGCGCCCACCACCGGCGAGGCTATCACGGAGACGACGGCGGCCGCTATCCCGCCGATCACGTACCCGGCTATCGGGTACAGGTAGGAGCGGCGGGCGAAGTGGTCGAACTCGACCGGTCTCCCCAGGGGGAGCGAGGTGCAGAACTGCAGGAGGGCGAGGACGGATTTCACATCGATCCCATCGACTCGCTGTAGAGGCGCGACGTGCAGCCCGCGATCAGCCCGGCGACGGCGTCGTCGAGGAACGGTCCGAGTTTGGCGAGGATTCCCGGCTTCTTCTGGTCGTAGCGGGTGAACTCGAACCGCGCATAGGTTCCCCCGATAACTTCCGCAATAGCCATCCCGATGATCTCGTCGGAGAGCAGGAAGACCGGGTCGTCGGCGATCTCGGAGTTCTTCCGCTTCCAGTAGAGTTCGTCCTCGAGCAGGACGGCGGAAAGGAGGAGGGACGAGACGTTCGGGTCCCGGAGGGCCTTCTCTATCTTCGCATCCAGCCTGCTTGCAGCCTCGTCCGCACTGATCCCGTGGGAGACGTAGAGTTCCATCGCGGAGGCGACGATATCGCTCCTCGTGATGCCTTTCTCCTCCAGCCTGCGCTCTATCTCGAACATCGTTGAAGTATTGGCACCGGGAGGTATTTTGGCGTTTGGTAATTTGCGACGGGCGCTCGCGCCCGCAGGCGCGAGCGGCCGGAGCTTGAGAAAACGCGAAGCGTTTTCGAGTGCGACGGGCAAAAAGGCCTTAGCGCCGCAGGCGCGAGCGGCCGGAGCTTGAGAAAACGCGAAGCGTTTTCGAGTGCGGCGGGCGAAAGAGCCTTAGCACCGCAGGCGCGAGCGGCCGGAGCTTGAGAAAACGCGAAGCGTTTTCGAGTGCGACGGGCAAAAAGGCCTTAGCGCCGCAGGTGCGAGCGGCCGGAGCGGCCGGAGTTTGAACCTGATCTGGCGTGATGCCACACGGGCTCACGCGAAGCCGCGAAGGCGCGAAGTCGGAGCATTGATTGGCTCCTGATCGGCTCCTTCACGTTCTTCGCGGCTTCGCGCCTTCGCGTGAGATCACACCTGTTCAGGGCTCTCTGAAGTTCGAGCACCCGAAGCCCGCGGCTCGCGGGCGCACTCCGTCCCGCCCCCTACCGTAACCTCTTCCATCCCGCGGCGCCAACCCTGTACGTAATGTCTCACCCCTTCCTCTCCGAAGATCCCGGATTCCGGCCTCGCCGCCCGATGATGGCGCTGGTCCTCGGCAATACCATGCTCTCCACCGTCCCCGGCATATCGGGCGCCGGGCCTACCCCGGAAAAGACCCTGCTCACGCCGGTTCTCGACGCGGAACTGGTCACCACCGGCGCGATCACGAGCGTCCCGGCCCGGCCGAACACCCCTACCGGGTGCCCGACGCCCGCGACCATCACCCGGTCCATGATGGAACTGACCGGTCTCGCCCCCGTCATCATCAACGCCGGGCTCGCCCACTCTCCCACCGTCCCCTGTCTCGACGTCTACGGGAGCGCGGGCGGCGATCCGCGGGTGGAGGACGCGGTGCCGCAGGCGGCGCTCCTCTTCGAGCGCGGGGAGATGGTCGGCAGACTGCTCTCGCAGTATAGCGACCTCCTGATGCTCGGCGAGTGCGTCCCCGGCGGGACGACGACCGCTCTCTGTGTCCTCCGGGCGCTCGGCTACGATGCCTCGGTCAGCAGCGCCTTCGCCGAGAACCCTCTCGGCCTGAAGGATGCCGTCTGCAGGGAGGTGCTTGCCCGGGTCCGAAAGACCGGTGCGAGAGAGCCCCTGGAGATCCTCCGTGCCGCGGGCGACCCCATGATGCCGGTCGCGGCAGGGATCGCGAGCGCGTATGCCGGGGATATCCTCTTTGCCGGCGGGACGCAGATGCTTGCCGTCGCGGCTACCCTGAAGGCGCTCGGGAAGAGGGTGCCGCACCTTGCGACGACGGTCTACGTCAGGGACGATCCTTCCGCCGGGTTCTCGCGGTCGGTCGCTGACGTCGGCACCAGGGCCTACTTCGTCGACCCGAACTTCGCCGGCATCGGGCATCCCGGCCTCGCCCGCTACTGCATCGGCGAAGTCAAGGAGGGGATGGGGGCCGGCGGCGCCCTGACGCTTGCCTATCTTATGGGCCACGAGCCCGAGGCGATCACGAGAAAAGTCTTTGATTTCGTCGGGCAGTATGCCTGAGGGAAGGACTATACCTTTTTACACCCATCT encodes:
- a CDS encoding phosphatidylglycerophosphatase A, with the protein product MFEIERRLEEKGITRSDIVASAMELYVSHGISADEAASRLDAKIEKALRDPNVSSLLLSAVLLEDELYWKRKNSEIADDPVFLLSDEIIGMAIAEVIGGTYARFEFTRYDQKKPGILAKLGPFLDDAVAGLIAGCTSRLYSESMGSM
- the cobS gene encoding adenosylcobinamide-GDP ribazoletransferase encodes the protein MKSVLALLQFCTSLPLGRPVEFDHFARRSYLYPIAGYVIGGIAAAVVSVIASPVVGAAVALATALVLSGCNHFDGLLDFGDGLMAHGSREKRIAAMTDRTTGAGAVAAGIIVTLIAFSGLQTVAYLPAAILIAEVCAKTAMSYLTTLGAPFREGIHSYLHQFARPWFLVPATLLTLPLFLLPVPPAGVALALAVTAAIVALMLFLSRRLFGGVNGDVVGASNEIVRAGVILLLALL
- the cobT gene encoding nicotinate mononucleotide-dependent phosphoribosyltransferase CobT; this encodes MSHPFLSEDPGFRPRRPMMALVLGNTMLSTVPGISGAGPTPEKTLLTPVLDAELVTTGAITSVPARPNTPTGCPTPATITRSMMELTGLAPVIINAGLAHSPTVPCLDVYGSAGGDPRVEDAVPQAALLFERGEMVGRLLSQYSDLLMLGECVPGGTTTALCVLRALGYDASVSSAFAENPLGLKDAVCREVLARVRKTGAREPLEILRAAGDPMMPVAAGIASAYAGDILFAGGTQMLAVAATLKALGKRVPHLATTVYVRDDPSAGFSRSVADVGTRAYFVDPNFAGIGHPGLARYCIGEVKEGMGAGGALTLAYLMGHEPEAITRKVFDFVGQYA